A single window of Leclercia adecarboxylata DNA harbors:
- the fliM gene encoding flagellar motor switch protein FliM, with the protein MGDSILSQAEIDALLNGDSDKTDDPKPGKVGESDIRPYDPNTQRRVVRERLQALEIINERFARQFRMGLFNLLRRSPDITVGAIRIQPYHEFARNLPVPTNLNLIHLKPLRGTGLFVFSPSLVFIAVDNLFGGDGRFPTKVEGREFTHTEQRVINRMLKLALEGYSDAWKAIHPLDVEYVRSEMQVKFTNITTSPNDIVVNTPFHVEIGNLTGEFNICLPFSMIEPLREVLVNPPLENSRHEDQNWRENLVRQVQHSQLELVANFADVPLRLSQILKLKPGDVLPIEKPDRIIAHVDGVPVLTSQYGTVNNQYALRVEHLINPILNSLNEEQPK; encoded by the coding sequence ATGGGCGACAGTATTCTTTCTCAGGCGGAAATCGATGCGCTGCTTAACGGCGACAGCGATAAGACCGACGATCCAAAACCGGGTAAAGTGGGCGAAAGTGACATTCGCCCCTACGATCCCAATACCCAGCGTCGCGTGGTGCGCGAGCGTCTGCAGGCGCTGGAGATCATCAACGAACGTTTTGCCCGTCAGTTCCGTATGGGGCTGTTTAACCTGCTGCGTCGTAGCCCGGATATCACCGTCGGCGCGATCCGCATTCAGCCGTATCATGAGTTCGCCCGTAACCTGCCGGTACCGACGAACCTCAACCTGATCCATCTGAAACCCCTGCGCGGCACGGGTCTGTTCGTCTTCTCGCCAAGCCTGGTGTTTATCGCCGTGGATAACCTGTTCGGCGGCGACGGACGTTTCCCGACCAAAGTGGAAGGCCGCGAGTTTACCCATACCGAACAGCGCGTCATCAACCGCATGCTGAAGCTGGCCCTTGAAGGCTATAGCGACGCGTGGAAAGCGATTCATCCGCTGGACGTGGAGTATGTCCGTTCCGAGATGCAGGTGAAGTTCACCAACATCACCACCTCGCCAAACGACATCGTGGTTAACACCCCGTTCCACGTGGAGATCGGCAACCTGACCGGTGAGTTCAATATCTGCCTGCCGTTCAGCATGATTGAACCGCTGCGCGAAGTACTGGTGAACCCGCCGCTGGAAAACTCCCGCCATGAAGATCAGAACTGGCGCGAGAACCTGGTGCGCCAGGTACAGCACTCCCAGCTGGAACTGGTAGCGAACTTTGCCGACGTCCCGCTGCGTTTATCGCAGATCTTAAAATTAAAACCCGGCGATGTGCTGCCGATCGAAAAACCCGATCGCATCATTGCCCATGTGGATGGCGTGCCCGTGCTGACCAGCCAGTATGGCACCGTGAACAATCAATACGCGTTACGCGTTGAGCACCTGATTAACCCGATTTTGAATTCTCTGAATGAGGAACAGCCCAAATGA
- the fliN gene encoding flagellar motor switch protein FliN, with translation MSDMNNPSDDNNGALDDLWAEALNEQKAPASKSVADAVFKQLGGGDVSGTLQDIDLIMDIPVKLTVELGRTRMTIKELLRLTQGSVVALDGLAGEPLDILINGYLIAQGEVVVVADKYGVRITDIITPSERMRRLSR, from the coding sequence ATGAGTGATATGAACAATCCGTCCGATGACAACAACGGAGCACTGGACGATCTGTGGGCTGAGGCGTTAAACGAACAAAAAGCACCGGCCAGCAAAAGCGTTGCCGATGCGGTGTTCAAGCAGCTGGGCGGCGGTGACGTCAGCGGCACGCTGCAGGATATCGATCTGATTATGGATATCCCGGTCAAGCTGACCGTGGAGCTGGGTCGTACCCGAATGACCATCAAAGAGCTGCTGCGCCTGACGCAGGGATCCGTGGTGGCGCTGGATGGTCTGGCCGGTGAGCCGCTGGATATTCTGATCAACGGCTACCTGATTGCCCAGGGTGAAGTCGTGGTTGTCGCCGATAAATACGGCGTGCGTATTACCGACATCATCACCCCGTCCGAACGTATGCGTCGTCTGAGCCGCTAA
- the fliO gene encoding flagellar biosynthetic protein FliO, which produces MKTQATVSQPSAVPGSPLLQVSGALLGIIAFILIVAWLAKRVGLAGKTAGARGLKLTASTSLGPRERVVIVEVEDARLVLGVTASQINILHTLPPAPVSEGSSPEVPPDFQSVMKSLLKRSGRS; this is translated from the coding sequence ATGAAGACCCAGGCCACCGTCTCTCAACCCTCTGCAGTGCCCGGTTCGCCGCTGCTGCAGGTCAGCGGTGCGCTGCTGGGGATCATTGCTTTTATTTTGATCGTCGCCTGGCTGGCAAAACGCGTCGGCCTGGCGGGTAAAACCGCCGGTGCGCGCGGGCTGAAGCTTACGGCCAGCACCTCGCTGGGGCCGCGCGAACGCGTGGTGATCGTGGAAGTGGAAGACGCCCGGCTGGTGCTGGGTGTGACCGCCTCGCAAATCAATATCCTGCATACATTGCCGCCTGCGCCGGTCTCTGAAGGGAGCAGCCCAGAGGTTCCACCGGATTTTCAGTCCGTGATGAAGAGTTTGCTTAAGCGTTCCGGGAGATCGTGA
- the fliP gene encoding flagellar type III secretion system pore protein FliP (The bacterial flagellar biogenesis protein FliP forms a type III secretion system (T3SS)-type pore required for flagellar assembly.), with amino-acid sequence MRPVLSLALAGLGLFAPAVYAQLPGLISTPMAGGGQSWTLPVQTLVFITSLTFIPAILLMMTSFTRIIIVFGLLRNALGTPSAPPNQVLLGLSLFLTFFIMSPVIDKIYVDAYQPFSEDKISMQVALEKGAQPLREFMLRQTRESDLALFARLANAGPIQGPEAVPMRILLPAYVTSELKTAFQIGFTIFIPFLIIDLVIASVLMALGMMMVPPATIALPFKLMLFVLVDGWQLLVGSLAQSFYS; translated from the coding sequence ATGCGCCCTGTTTTATCTCTTGCGCTTGCAGGCCTTGGCCTGTTTGCTCCCGCCGTGTACGCCCAGTTGCCAGGCCTGATCTCCACGCCGATGGCCGGGGGCGGCCAGAGCTGGACCCTGCCGGTTCAGACGCTGGTGTTTATCACCTCGCTCACCTTTATCCCGGCAATCCTGCTGATGATGACCAGCTTCACCCGCATCATCATCGTCTTTGGTCTGCTGCGTAATGCCCTGGGCACCCCTTCGGCACCGCCGAACCAGGTTCTGCTCGGTCTGTCCCTGTTTTTGACCTTCTTCATTATGTCGCCGGTGATCGACAAGATTTATGTCGATGCGTATCAGCCGTTCAGCGAAGACAAGATCTCAATGCAGGTGGCGCTGGAGAAAGGGGCGCAGCCGCTGCGAGAATTTATGCTGCGTCAGACCCGCGAATCAGACCTGGCCCTGTTTGCCCGTCTGGCCAACGCCGGGCCGATTCAGGGTCCGGAAGCGGTGCCGATGCGCATTCTGCTGCCCGCCTACGTCACCAGCGAGCTGAAAACCGCCTTCCAGATTGGTTTTACGATCTTCATTCCGTTTTTGATTATCGACCTGGTGATCGCCAGCGTGCTGATGGCGCTGGGGATGATGATGGTGCCTCCGGCAACCATTGCCCTGCCCTTCAAGCTGATGCTGTTTGTGCTGGTGGACGGCTGGCAGCTGCTGGTCGGCTCGCTGGCGCAAAGTTTCTACAGTTAA
- the fliQ gene encoding flagellar biosynthesis protein FliQ → MTPESVMMMGTEAMKVAISVAAPLLLVALVTGLIISILQAATQINEMTLSFIPKIIAVFVAIIVAGPWMLNLMLDYMRNLFTNLPYIIG, encoded by the coding sequence ATGACGCCAGAATCGGTCATGATGATGGGCACGGAAGCGATGAAGGTCGCGATCTCCGTTGCCGCTCCCCTGCTGCTGGTGGCCCTGGTCACCGGTCTGATTATCAGTATCCTGCAGGCCGCCACGCAGATTAACGAAATGACCCTGTCATTTATCCCGAAAATCATCGCCGTGTTCGTGGCGATCATTGTTGCCGGGCCGTGGATGCTGAACCTGATGCTGGATTACATGCGTAATCTGTTTACCAACCTGCCGTACATCATCGGCTAG
- the fliR gene encoding flagellar biosynthetic protein FliR → MLQITSDQWLEWLGLYFWPLLRILALISTAPIFSERAIPKRVKIGLGILITIIVAPSLPPVNVPIFSAPALWVGLQQILIGVAIGFTMQFAFAAVRTAGELIGLQMGLSFATFFDPGSRLNMPIIARIIDLLAMLLFLAFDGHLWLISILVDTFHSLPIGGEPVNSNAFMALTRAAGMIFLNGLMLALPVITLLLTVNLALGLLNRMAPQLSVFVIGFPITLTVGLLLISLLMPLIAPFCERLFSEVFNLLSNILSELSTK, encoded by the coding sequence ATGCTGCAAATCACCAGCGATCAATGGCTTGAGTGGCTCGGCCTCTACTTCTGGCCCCTGCTGCGCATTCTGGCCCTGATCTCCACCGCGCCGATCTTCAGTGAACGGGCGATCCCCAAGCGGGTAAAAATCGGCCTTGGCATTCTTATTACCATCATCGTTGCCCCGAGCCTGCCGCCGGTGAACGTGCCGATTTTTTCGGCCCCGGCGCTGTGGGTTGGGCTGCAGCAGATCCTGATTGGCGTGGCCATCGGCTTTACCATGCAGTTTGCCTTTGCCGCCGTGCGTACTGCCGGAGAGCTGATCGGTTTGCAGATGGGCCTGTCGTTCGCCACCTTCTTCGACCCGGGCAGCAGGCTTAACATGCCGATCATCGCCCGTATTATCGACCTGCTGGCAATGCTGCTGTTTCTGGCCTTTGATGGTCATCTGTGGCTGATTTCGATACTGGTGGACACATTCCATAGCCTGCCGATTGGCGGCGAGCCGGTGAACAGCAACGCCTTTATGGCCCTGACCCGCGCGGCCGGAATGATCTTCCTCAATGGCCTGATGCTGGCGCTACCTGTTATCACCCTGCTACTGACCGTCAACCTCGCGTTGGGTTTACTGAACCGTATGGCTCCCCAGCTCTCGGTGTTTGTTATTGGTTTCCCGATCACCCTGACTGTCGGTCTTTTGCTTATTTCCCTGCTAATGCCCCTTATTGCACCTTTCTGCGAACGCTTATTCAGTGAGGTATTTAATCTGCTGAGCAATATCCTGAGCGAACTGTCGACAAAGTAA